A single window of Rubripirellula lacrimiformis DNA harbors:
- a CDS encoding ABC transporter permease — MPIRVKCQCGKALNVPDTAAGKAVKCPGCATVIRVPSATAQGGNGQGGNGQGGKAPAGGVKRSAPQPGGAKPAGKPAPRPAAPQIPAAQQPGMMDEMFDEEGFSAQVAQICPNCRSEMAAGSVLCTKCGFNKESGARLEGHKTAGVDISHGTLALQKAKADMAKAAALDKAVLDGSGMPWWMLSLVLFMIVSGLSIAVLAVNASRRIDESISFNPMQTFLMLCGVAFYLASQGAYLMIVVHAFKQEIVKGLLTLFVPFYVIYHVFKNGRETWKYLVGSIILGGISAAFLIASVGA, encoded by the coding sequence ATGCCGATCCGAGTCAAATGTCAGTGCGGTAAAGCCCTGAATGTCCCCGACACAGCGGCCGGCAAAGCGGTCAAGTGCCCCGGCTGTGCCACCGTCATCCGCGTTCCATCTGCCACTGCCCAGGGTGGAAATGGTCAGGGTGGAAATGGTCAGGGTGGCAAAGCTCCGGCCGGCGGCGTCAAGCGATCGGCCCCTCAACCGGGCGGTGCCAAACCGGCGGGCAAACCAGCGCCACGTCCGGCAGCCCCCCAAATCCCTGCTGCCCAACAGCCGGGGATGATGGACGAGATGTTCGACGAAGAGGGCTTTTCGGCCCAGGTCGCTCAGATCTGTCCCAACTGCCGATCGGAAATGGCAGCCGGATCGGTGCTGTGTACCAAGTGTGGATTCAACAAAGAATCGGGCGCTCGTCTGGAAGGCCACAAGACGGCCGGCGTCGACATCAGCCACGGAACCCTGGCACTGCAAAAAGCCAAGGCTGACATGGCGAAAGCGGCCGCACTGGACAAAGCGGTTCTGGACGGCTCCGGCATGCCATGGTGGATGCTGTCGCTAGTCCTGTTCATGATCGTCAGCGGGTTAAGCATCGCGGTTTTGGCCGTCAACGCGTCGCGCCGCATCGACGAATCGATCTCGTTCAATCCGATGCAAACGTTTCTGATGCTTTGCGGCGTCGCCTTCTATCTGGCGTCCCAGGGCGCCTACCTGATGATCGTCGTGCACGCTTTCAAGCAAGAGATCGTCAAAGGCTTGCTGACCCTGTTCGTTCCGTTCTACGTGATCTATCACGTTTTCAAGAACGGACGCGAAACCTGGAAGTACTTAGTCGGTAGCATCATCCTGGGCGGCATCTCCGCTGCCTTCCTGATCGCGTCGGTGGGTGCCTGA
- a CDS encoding secretin N-terminal domain-containing protein, with translation MSAGFAGSAPSAFSQESLALAPAGASQSYGNTPQLPATDAASRPQLRKLAVPPQHAKSIATKLSLQFRETPMVQIAPDVKNKQLVVMAPEAMQQSIAREVQSLLASHMEESASPEGRSPIRVAFKQITWREFEDDLQGLSDTPIPVTTSQNGERAAFQLAAVPLGGATVEVDRRNNSVTVVAPTASIAGWEKMIETLDHSRRGGDQVTNVMRLKNAEPAPVQRAIRLLKELESHSAAAAPVAAGSPFRNAVFQQPAVGGQAGGAATADVSVEVVPEEGGAGVIGDTQIQFVPELGTIIIRGAKRDVQRVMDVIKQIEEQSEITKPEIEVAELQHADSNAVATLLQQLYTDVLSARQGEVSITSLDSPNALLLIGRAEAIKSLKDLIVKIDQPVSETSRLRIFRLQNASAVDAEQTIQSFFADRPGAGDDYRPGVGPRVRVLADYRTNSLIISAAPRDMEEVTRLINDLDVHQVASQNQIKIFTLSNAVAEDLAPVIQEAINGEGEGGSDNMTRPSATLSIVSIDSENSQLLDSGILAGAVITADTGANSIVVRAPAASMALIGELIRQLDRAPGVESLVKVFTIENGDALQLTAALQDLFGDEAATSGTSVGAGNLGGLPSSSAGGDNSLVPLRFSTDQRTNAIIASGSSSDLEVVESILLRLDSEGFAERITEVIWLRHQAASDVATALTSYVQQRTQTVNTIQQFQQGLGPYDLPDRDLIVVAEPVTNSILLSVSPRLYEDVRRLVDRLDRRPPMVLIKVLIAEVALDDAFEIGGEVGLQDSLVYDRGVAAGAFPGATPPSTPGYNFNNVGQPNLNSFGQGNVAGRGVSSFGVGTTNSALGYGGFVLSAASDSISLLLRTLQDANRLQILSRPQIMTVDNTEGFVQVGRQVARIRDVTQNVSGSLVSTEDIEVGLILRIRPRVGSDGLIVMDVDATRSARDSNNGTPIPAGDGSVVIIDDILRTTAQSVVAAYSGQTVVFGGLIQKERSNFSRRVPYLADIPILGYMFKYEQEVESRKELLVVLTPMLVTGEEDLEYVKQVESSRMSWCLADVVEAHGDVGLSGGYGLWGPTTGAVIYPDLQPTVDEVIIHDSYPAGSDPTIYDSSFGPINGGMPNSPSVMVPGDVGATGTPIYSQPYAQPGVYGAPAGSTPITPSPMVTPAPSIAPAGSGLSAPGAFVPAAPGVPGASAVPQALPGATSLPTPSASMGAAGTASQVNWVDQVQPEFRSGAANRPRPVRIGTASSGINGSR, from the coding sequence GTGTCAGCCGGCTTTGCTGGCTCCGCACCCTCTGCGTTCTCGCAAGAATCCCTTGCGTTAGCACCCGCGGGCGCCTCCCAATCGTATGGAAACACGCCACAACTGCCGGCAACGGATGCGGCAAGCCGTCCTCAACTGAGGAAGCTTGCGGTTCCGCCACAGCATGCGAAGTCCATCGCGACCAAGCTGAGCTTGCAGTTCCGCGAAACGCCGATGGTGCAGATTGCACCGGATGTCAAAAACAAGCAGTTGGTGGTGATGGCACCCGAAGCGATGCAGCAAAGCATTGCTCGCGAGGTGCAATCGTTGCTGGCGTCGCACATGGAAGAGTCTGCGTCCCCGGAAGGGCGAAGCCCGATTCGCGTGGCGTTCAAGCAGATCACTTGGCGAGAGTTCGAGGACGATCTGCAGGGTCTTTCCGACACACCGATTCCGGTCACGACCAGTCAAAACGGTGAACGAGCCGCGTTCCAGTTGGCCGCCGTGCCACTTGGTGGTGCCACGGTCGAAGTGGACCGACGCAATAACTCCGTCACGGTCGTTGCACCTACCGCATCGATTGCTGGTTGGGAAAAAATGATCGAGACATTGGATCACAGTCGTCGAGGCGGCGATCAAGTGACCAATGTGATGCGGTTGAAGAACGCCGAGCCGGCACCCGTGCAGCGAGCCATCCGGTTGCTGAAGGAACTGGAAAGCCATTCCGCCGCCGCAGCCCCGGTCGCCGCTGGGTCGCCGTTCCGCAACGCCGTCTTCCAGCAACCCGCCGTCGGCGGACAGGCCGGTGGTGCTGCGACCGCGGATGTCTCGGTCGAAGTGGTCCCCGAGGAAGGTGGCGCCGGTGTGATTGGCGACACGCAAATTCAGTTTGTTCCCGAATTGGGAACGATCATCATCCGTGGTGCCAAACGAGACGTGCAACGCGTCATGGATGTGATCAAGCAGATCGAAGAACAAAGCGAAATCACCAAACCCGAAATCGAAGTTGCCGAACTGCAACATGCCGATAGCAACGCGGTTGCGACTTTGTTGCAGCAGCTTTACACCGACGTGCTGTCGGCTCGCCAAGGCGAAGTCAGCATCACATCGTTGGATTCGCCCAACGCCCTGTTGTTGATCGGACGCGCCGAAGCCATCAAGAGTCTGAAAGACCTGATCGTCAAAATCGACCAACCGGTTTCCGAAACCAGCCGACTGCGGATCTTCCGATTGCAAAATGCATCCGCCGTGGATGCCGAACAAACCATTCAAAGCTTCTTTGCCGATCGCCCCGGTGCGGGTGACGATTACCGTCCCGGTGTTGGCCCACGTGTTCGCGTGCTGGCTGACTATCGAACCAATTCATTGATCATCAGTGCTGCACCACGTGACATGGAAGAGGTCACGCGGCTGATCAACGATCTAGACGTTCATCAAGTGGCATCGCAAAACCAGATCAAGATTTTCACGCTGTCCAATGCGGTCGCCGAGGATTTGGCACCGGTCATTCAAGAAGCCATCAATGGCGAAGGCGAAGGCGGCAGCGATAACATGACCCGGCCATCGGCCACCCTTTCGATCGTTAGTATCGATTCCGAGAACAGCCAACTGTTGGATTCCGGGATCTTGGCAGGTGCGGTCATCACAGCCGATACCGGTGCGAACTCAATCGTGGTTCGGGCACCCGCGGCCAGCATGGCTTTGATCGGTGAATTGATCCGCCAATTGGACCGTGCACCCGGCGTGGAATCGTTGGTCAAAGTGTTCACGATCGAAAACGGCGACGCGTTGCAGCTAACCGCCGCCTTGCAGGACCTGTTCGGTGACGAAGCCGCGACCAGCGGAACCAGCGTGGGTGCAGGGAACTTGGGTGGATTGCCGTCGTCGAGTGCGGGTGGCGACAATTCGCTTGTGCCGCTGCGATTCAGCACCGACCAGCGTACCAATGCCATCATTGCCAGCGGTTCGTCGTCGGACCTGGAAGTGGTCGAAAGCATCCTGTTGCGTTTGGACAGCGAAGGTTTTGCCGAACGGATCACCGAAGTGATTTGGTTGCGGCACCAAGCGGCATCCGACGTCGCAACCGCGCTGACTTCGTACGTTCAACAACGAACGCAAACCGTCAACACGATCCAACAGTTCCAACAGGGATTGGGCCCTTACGATCTTCCCGATCGTGACTTGATCGTCGTGGCCGAACCGGTCACCAACAGCATCCTGCTAAGTGTTTCCCCACGGCTTTACGAAGATGTCCGTCGGCTGGTGGATCGCTTGGACCGTCGTCCACCGATGGTCTTGATCAAGGTGTTGATCGCCGAAGTGGCGTTGGACGATGCCTTCGAAATCGGTGGCGAAGTCGGACTGCAGGATTCCTTGGTCTATGACCGTGGCGTTGCTGCCGGTGCTTTCCCCGGTGCCACCCCACCCAGCACACCTGGATACAATTTCAATAACGTGGGGCAACCGAACCTGAATTCGTTCGGGCAGGGCAATGTCGCGGGCCGCGGTGTATCCAGCTTCGGTGTTGGTACGACCAACTCGGCACTGGGATATGGTGGCTTTGTGCTCAGTGCGGCCAGCGATTCGATCAGCCTGTTGCTGCGAACGTTGCAAGACGCCAATCGATTGCAGATTCTAAGCCGACCGCAAATCATGACGGTCGACAACACCGAAGGCTTTGTCCAAGTCGGGCGTCAAGTGGCTCGGATTCGTGACGTCACCCAGAACGTTTCGGGGTCCTTGGTTTCGACCGAAGACATCGAAGTCGGTTTGATCCTGCGGATTCGACCTCGCGTCGGGTCGGACGGACTGATCGTGATGGACGTCGACGCAACTCGATCGGCTCGTGACAGCAACAACGGCACGCCGATTCCCGCCGGTGACGGATCCGTCGTGATCATCGACGACATCCTGCGAACGACTGCCCAGTCGGTGGTCGCCGCCTATAGCGGTCAAACGGTTGTCTTTGGTGGATTGATTCAGAAAGAACGTTCGAACTTCAGTCGCCGCGTGCCTTACCTGGCGGACATTCCAATCCTTGGATACATGTTCAAGTACGAACAGGAAGTCGAATCACGGAAAGAACTGTTGGTCGTGCTGACCCCGATGTTGGTGACCGGCGAAGAAGATCTGGAATACGTCAAGCAAGTGGAATCGAGCCGCATGAGCTGGTGTTTGGCCGACGTGGTCGAAGCCCATGGTGACGTCGGGCTTAGCGGTGGCTACGGATTGTGGGGACCCACCACCGGTGCGGTCATCTATCCAGACCTGCAGCCTACCGTGGACGAAGTGATCATTCACGATTCGTATCCCGCCGGCAGCGATCCTACGATCTACGATTCAAGCTTCGGTCCGATCAATGGTGGGATGCCGAATTCACCATCCGTGATGGTCCCTGGTGACGTGGGTGCGACGGGAACGCCGATCTATAGCCAACCGTATGCCCAGCCCGGTGTGTACGGGGCGCCTGCGGGATCGACACCGATCACGCCTTCGCCGATGGTCACACCTGCACCGTCGATCGCCCCAGCCGGCTCCGGTCTAAGTGCCCCAGGTGCATTCGTGCCCGCGGCCCCAGGCGTCCCGGGGGCTTCGGCTGTCCCGCAAGCCTTGCCGGGAGCAACATCGTTGCCGACTCCATCGGCTTCGATGGGCGCTGCCGGTACCGCAAGTCAAGTCAACTGGGTCGATCAAGTGCAACCTGAATTCCGTTCGGGTGCAGCCAATCGTCCGCGTCCCGTCCGAATCGGCACTGCGTCCAGTGGAATCAATGGCAGCCGGTGA
- a CDS encoding BBP7 family outer membrane beta-barrel protein: protein MSPRRSIYAAILLVLVVTPTLTTSHARAQTAYPGYGPVVVNNNISGADPYAMGTTQAGGWLPPNPFPSGNMIGGYVPGPMAIADRLWIRADYLHWWTEGMDVPALVTTSPDGTARTSAGILGQPGTRTLFGGGEINNDSTSGVRFRTGFWLNAQGAFAIESEFFQLLGSQDDGFQASGDGSPIIARPFFDASRGIDTAQLISYPNLVSGNVRVGSESDLKSFLINARAGLCPIGICNPDGESDRVDWIIGYRYLKLEDQIGISENITSEITSSPGTIAINESFRTSNEFNGLQLGVIHQANFRRAWLESMLRVAVGSNNQRVDINGTTTRTENGTTDQFTGGLLAQRSNIGRYERDEFTMVPEVGFTLGVRLTDWLDATVGYSMLYFPSVVRAGSQIDTDIDSNLLPPEADPLVSDGRRPEFKFIESDYWAHGLNLGAELRF from the coding sequence TTGAGCCCTCGACGGTCCATCTACGCCGCCATACTGCTGGTATTGGTTGTCACCCCCACGCTGACGACATCGCATGCCCGCGCTCAAACGGCCTATCCCGGATATGGCCCTGTGGTGGTCAACAACAATATTTCCGGCGCCGACCCGTACGCGATGGGCACCACCCAAGCAGGCGGATGGCTGCCACCGAACCCATTCCCCAGCGGGAACATGATCGGTGGTTACGTCCCCGGGCCGATGGCGATCGCCGACCGGCTTTGGATTCGTGCCGACTACCTTCATTGGTGGACCGAAGGCATGGACGTGCCTGCGCTGGTAACGACCAGCCCCGACGGGACCGCCCGAACCAGCGCTGGGATTCTGGGACAACCCGGAACCCGCACCCTGTTCGGTGGCGGTGAAATCAACAATGACTCGACCAGCGGAGTCCGGTTCCGAACCGGTTTCTGGTTGAACGCACAGGGTGCGTTCGCCATCGAAAGCGAATTCTTTCAGTTGCTAGGCAGCCAGGATGATGGATTCCAAGCCAGCGGAGATGGTTCGCCGATCATCGCGCGGCCATTCTTTGACGCCAGCCGTGGAATCGATACCGCCCAACTGATTTCGTACCCCAACTTGGTGTCCGGGAACGTTCGCGTGGGGTCCGAAAGCGATCTGAAATCGTTCCTGATCAATGCTCGCGCTGGACTTTGCCCGATCGGAATCTGCAACCCCGACGGGGAATCGGACCGCGTTGACTGGATCATCGGATACCGATACCTGAAGCTAGAAGATCAAATCGGTATCTCCGAAAACATCACATCCGAAATCACGTCGTCCCCCGGCACGATCGCCATCAACGAATCGTTTCGAACCAGCAACGAATTCAACGGTCTGCAGCTCGGTGTGATCCACCAAGCCAATTTCCGTCGGGCTTGGTTGGAATCGATGCTTCGAGTCGCCGTTGGCAGCAACAACCAACGCGTCGACATCAACGGCACGACCACGCGGACCGAAAATGGCACCACCGACCAATTCACCGGCGGCCTGCTTGCCCAACGAAGCAACATCGGACGCTATGAACGCGACGAGTTCACAATGGTCCCCGAGGTCGGCTTTACCCTGGGTGTCCGATTGACCGATTGGTTAGATGCAACCGTCGGGTATTCGATGCTGTATTTCCCAAGCGTTGTGCGTGCCGGAAGCCAGATCGATACCGACATTGATAGCAACCTATTGCCGCCCGAGGCCGATCCATTGGTATCCGATGGACGACGCCCCGAATTCAAATTTATCGAATCCGACTACTGGGCCCATGGGTTGAACCTGGGTGCCGAACTTAGGTTCTGA